One Leptospira bourretii DNA segment encodes these proteins:
- a CDS encoding helix-turn-helix domain-containing protein yields the protein MEKVNHFRNYREKRKLTRVELSEKLNIPRSALELLESDDWIRSKFDYVVLVAKELGLSLIDLIKQEFDYDLEKEFFNEEEFEEIVARYANARVTLILSELKLFCRNAKVRLDDFDITELSFSIGNLHKLITLNQKLERNELTSKEALAEFPPKWGKFSNRIK from the coding sequence ATGGAAAAAGTTAATCATTTCAGAAACTACCGAGAAAAACGAAAGCTGACACGAGTTGAATTATCAGAAAAATTGAATATTCCTCGTTCGGCATTAGAACTTTTAGAATCAGATGATTGGATCCGGTCCAAGTTTGATTATGTCGTTTTGGTAGCTAAAGAACTTGGACTCTCTCTGATTGATCTCATCAAACAAGAATTCGATTATGATTTGGAAAAAGAATTTTTTAACGAAGAAGAATTCGAAGAAATCGTAGCTCGTTATGCCAACGCAAGGGTCACATTAATTTTATCTGAACTCAAACTATTCTGTCGAAATGCCAAAGTTCGTTTGGATGATTTTGATATCACAGAACTTTCCTTCTCGATAGGAAACTTGCACAAACTCATCACTCTAAACCAAAAATTAGAAAGAAATGAATTAACTTCCAAAGAAGCACTCGCTGAATTTCCACCTAAATGGGGAAAATTCAGCAATCGAATCAAATAG
- a CDS encoding peptidoglycan recognition protein family protein produces MRENFKKRFRDRIKGVYGSKSLFLALILNPLCQNLVKLSLIFLISTGCIGIFRKVPDYPSIRIKGLVSYNELESTRNVKWNLLSKVRDPKSITAIVLHNSGKRKLPELLRLSVENQFMFHIYVDSDGNIYGDPNFLNHEWSTAPGIDLESIHLVYEGTQETLYNNRKQRGVLNQIISYLTDELNIPKSNYDVISKKGVFTHNQTKRRFGGFVDFSPCGSELALKQILSEIDGKFFEEDDWKDRFVTGWVLKKENKEILKETFKPTNGRGITKAEKINIASLEKDEKGFPPEEYRVKYTFRGKIKPSCVVLHYTAISEYFKSLRTLEARNLTASIMVDNNGKAYQLVDVLEDRAAAATGTNDNCIQIEIVAKDTDELFKQPDQIKTVKDLVIQLTTKYKIPLSNEKLEDLTGVFSHTQAKKKWGGSIFLNAKDFDPGEEYMEMILNSVGGKYYSEPEWKNRKSIDWAILFRNFQP; encoded by the coding sequence TTGAGAGAAAATTTTAAGAAACGATTTCGCGATAGAATAAAGGGTGTATACGGCTCCAAGTCTCTTTTCCTTGCTTTGATTTTGAACCCATTGTGTCAGAATCTTGTAAAATTATCACTCATTTTCCTTATTTCCACCGGATGTATTGGTATTTTTCGAAAGGTACCGGACTATCCATCCATTCGTATCAAAGGTTTGGTGTCTTATAACGAACTTGAGTCGACAAGGAATGTAAAATGGAACTTACTTTCTAAAGTTAGAGACCCTAAATCAATTACTGCCATTGTCTTACACAATTCTGGAAAACGAAAGTTACCTGAACTACTAAGACTTTCTGTTGAAAATCAATTTATGTTTCACATCTATGTGGACTCTGATGGAAACATCTATGGTGACCCTAACTTTTTAAATCATGAATGGTCTACGGCTCCAGGAATTGATTTAGAATCCATACATCTAGTCTACGAAGGGACACAAGAAACTCTTTATAATAACCGAAAACAACGTGGAGTTTTGAATCAGATCATATCTTATCTGACAGATGAATTAAACATCCCCAAATCCAATTACGATGTTATATCAAAAAAAGGAGTTTTCACCCATAACCAAACCAAACGAAGGTTTGGTGGATTTGTGGATTTTTCTCCTTGCGGAAGTGAACTTGCTCTCAAACAAATCCTTTCTGAAATTGATGGTAAATTTTTTGAAGAAGATGATTGGAAAGATCGTTTTGTCACAGGTTGGGTCTTAAAAAAAGAAAACAAAGAAATACTAAAAGAAACTTTTAAACCCACCAACGGACGAGGAATCACAAAAGCAGAAAAAATCAACATTGCCAGTTTAGAAAAAGATGAAAAGGGATTCCCTCCTGAAGAATATCGCGTTAAATACACTTTCCGTGGAAAAATCAAACCGAGTTGTGTTGTTTTACATTACACTGCTATTTCTGAATATTTTAAATCCTTACGTACTTTAGAAGCAAGAAACCTAACCGCATCCATAATGGTGGACAACAATGGTAAGGCTTATCAATTAGTCGATGTTTTGGAAGACCGAGCTGCCGCTGCAACCGGGACAAATGACAATTGCATTCAAATCGAAATTGTTGCGAAAGATACGGATGAACTATTCAAACAACCAGACCAAATCAAAACTGTAAAGGATCTTGTCATCCAATTGACTACCAAATACAAAATTCCCCTTTCAAATGAAAAATTAGAAGATTTAACGGGAGTTTTTAGCCATACACAAGCCAAGAAAAAATGGGGTGGCTCCATTTTCTTAAACGCAAAAGACTTTGATCCAGGCGAAGAGTATATGGAAATGATTTTAAATTCGGTTGGTGGCAAATACTATAGTGAACCAGAATGGAAAAATCGAAAGTCTATTGATTGGGCAATTTTATTTCGTAACTTTCAACCTTAA
- a CDS encoding TetR/AcrR family transcriptional regulator — protein MGKKGLETKQKMIEVMSGLLEETGYEATGLTELGKETGTPKGSLYFHFPGGKDELTNLALLHSGNQLNLFFQSVLNNSDSPSQAIKQVFHALETRIVSSNYKKGCPIATTAMETSGSVPIVSNVCAEVYSLWLKTFENYLIEEGYTSRLAKNLSLSLLSLWEGALLLAKLQKSPEPLRVAAKTAELLFKQN, from the coding sequence GTGGGCAAAAAAGGTTTAGAAACCAAACAGAAAATGATCGAGGTCATGTCCGGGCTTTTGGAAGAAACTGGGTATGAAGCAACGGGACTTACGGAACTTGGGAAGGAAACGGGGACACCCAAAGGTTCTCTCTACTTTCATTTCCCAGGTGGAAAAGATGAACTCACAAACCTAGCCCTGCTACATTCTGGAAACCAATTGAATTTGTTTTTCCAATCAGTTCTTAACAATTCAGATTCTCCAAGCCAAGCCATTAAACAGGTGTTTCATGCTTTGGAAACTCGTATTGTTTCTAGCAATTATAAAAAAGGCTGTCCCATTGCCACAACAGCAATGGAAACTTCCGGCTCCGTTCCGATAGTTTCAAATGTCTGTGCAGAAGTATATTCTCTCTGGTTAAAAACATTCGAGAATTATTTAATCGAAGAAGGTTATACAAGTCGATTGGCAAAAAATCTTTCCCTTTCTCTGCTTTCGTTATGGGAAGGCGCATTATTACTCGCAAAACTACAAAAATCACCAGAGCCGTTGCGAGTGGCAGCAAAAACTGCTGAATTACTTTTCAAACAAAACTAA
- a CDS encoding M23 family metallopeptidase — protein MIRVLSLLVLILSFVRAVPAESREVKKKPASRAIPTNYFVKKEEKNFSLLMEARRFGRGEVIFLRLTPKDKKWINESYKVSWLGKDVILTKKEKSMIAFLPVSPDTPAGAMTLEIVSKIFFVKRGQKQYQIILEPTKFQVIKKNQQIKVDEKFVTKELPKETLDFIQECKTAKEAAFAKQSQLQFINNFKNPLDKIFITSKFYVRRDYNNKQGRPHGGVDFRGKTGTPIFAIQDGIVVLARKTYYEGNFTIVDHGNKIFSFYMHQDEIKVKVGDVVKQGQEIGTVGSTGMSTGPHLHLGAKVNDTLVDPLSLIALQSISESH, from the coding sequence ATGATACGTGTTTTGTCTTTATTAGTTCTTATTTTATCTTTTGTGCGTGCTGTTCCAGCCGAATCTCGCGAGGTCAAAAAAAAACCAGCCTCTCGTGCAATTCCTACCAATTACTTTGTAAAAAAAGAAGAAAAAAATTTTTCGCTGCTAATGGAAGCGAGACGATTTGGAAGAGGAGAAGTTATCTTCCTTCGTTTGACTCCTAAAGATAAAAAGTGGATCAACGAATCGTATAAGGTTAGTTGGTTGGGAAAGGATGTGATCCTTACCAAAAAAGAAAAGAGTATGATTGCTTTTTTACCGGTCTCTCCCGACACCCCTGCCGGCGCAATGACCTTGGAAATTGTATCAAAAATATTTTTTGTCAAACGTGGACAAAAACAATACCAAATCATTTTAGAACCCACCAAATTCCAAGTGATCAAAAAAAATCAGCAGATCAAAGTGGATGAAAAATTTGTTACGAAAGAATTGCCGAAAGAAACTTTAGATTTTATTCAAGAATGTAAAACAGCAAAAGAAGCAGCATTTGCCAAACAAAGCCAATTACAATTTATCAATAATTTCAAAAATCCTTTGGATAAAATATTTATTACCAGTAAATTTTATGTTAGGCGAGATTATAATAACAAACAAGGCAGACCTCATGGTGGTGTAGACTTTCGTGGAAAAACAGGTACTCCAATTTTTGCGATCCAAGATGGGATTGTTGTACTTGCTAGAAAAACTTATTATGAAGGAAATTTCACAATCGTTGACCATGGTAATAAAATATTCTCATTTTATATGCACCAAGATGAAATTAAGGTGAAGGTGGGAGATGTTGTGAAGCAGGGACAAGAAATTGGAACTGTTGGATCCACAGGAATGTCTACGGGCCCTCATCTTCACTTGGGTGCTAAGGTAAATGATACCTTAGTGGATCCACTTTCTTTAATTGCTTTGCAGTCGATTTCCGAATCGCATTGA
- a CDS encoding TRL domain-containing protein, whose translation MKISSKSKKKTFVSAIFSILFALGISHCANLGQPQGLGPTGLLYASYSLGLSERNLPKLPLKKGKSCVKRYGFFFTSGNASIGSAANTSGIVEIYRIEKEATNYLSLYSSLCTIVWGI comes from the coding sequence ATGAAGATAAGTTCCAAATCAAAAAAGAAAACATTTGTATCCGCAATCTTCTCGATTTTATTCGCTCTTGGGATCAGTCATTGTGCCAATTTAGGACAACCCCAAGGACTAGGTCCTACCGGTCTTCTCTATGCATCCTATTCCTTAGGTTTATCAGAACGGAACTTACCTAAACTTCCTTTAAAAAAAGGAAAGTCTTGTGTGAAACGATATGGATTCTTTTTTACTAGCGGAAATGCAAGTATTGGCTCTGCAGCTAACACTTCTGGAATTGTGGAGATCTATCGAATTGAGAAAGAGGCAACAAATTACCTCTCTCTTTATTCTTCACTCTGTACTATCGTTTGGGGAATTTAA
- a CDS encoding MBL fold metallo-hydrolase, which translates to MKLISKTKVLLTLSLVSVSIFFLYFLGYPKETIPSYSPEENTNTANIPKPNGKSNLVFSILKTGEAKTLEGFVIEGGSVFKTVTVAHSAFYIQHPKGNFLFDTGLGTKVKEQFQVFPLYLKLLMDYKPFQTANEQLESNGIAPTSIQDVFFSHLHWDHASGLKDFPLANIHSLPDELNHPKIELGYIPSQFDGDSIKWNHLKFSNKPYASYAKSIDWYGDGTVVFVPMKGHSEGSVGLFLHTANGEVFFLTGDIVWRKEGFTESKHKPRGARWIVDFDTASLGEEIARVHHLIQNNPKLQIIPAHDHDVQSALGFYPAVVGK; encoded by the coding sequence ATGAAACTTATATCCAAAACCAAAGTATTGTTAACGCTAAGTTTAGTCTCCGTAAGTATATTTTTTTTATACTTTCTTGGATATCCAAAAGAAACGATTCCATCTTACTCTCCAGAGGAGAATACAAATACTGCTAACATTCCAAAACCAAATGGAAAATCAAATTTGGTATTTTCCATCCTCAAAACGGGAGAAGCTAAAACGTTAGAAGGATTTGTGATTGAAGGTGGATCCGTATTCAAAACTGTCACGGTCGCCCACTCTGCTTTTTACATCCAACATCCCAAAGGGAATTTTTTGTTTGATACCGGACTCGGAACAAAAGTCAAAGAACAGTTCCAAGTATTTCCGTTATATCTAAAACTTTTAATGGATTACAAACCATTCCAAACAGCAAACGAACAATTGGAATCTAATGGAATTGCTCCCACATCCATTCAGGATGTATTTTTTTCTCATCTCCATTGGGACCATGCGAGTGGTTTAAAAGATTTTCCTTTGGCGAATATACATAGCTTACCTGATGAATTGAATCACCCTAAGATAGAATTAGGATATATCCCTTCTCAATTTGATGGAGATTCAATCAAATGGAATCATTTAAAGTTCTCTAATAAACCTTACGCATCTTATGCGAAAAGCATCGACTGGTATGGAGATGGAACGGTTGTTTTTGTTCCCATGAAAGGACATAGTGAAGGTTCTGTAGGTCTATTTTTGCATACTGCCAATGGAGAAGTTTTCTTTCTTACTGGTGATATTGTTTGGCGAAAGGAAGGTTTTACAGAATCAAAACACAAACCAAGAGGGGCTAGATGGATTGTGGATTTTGATACAGCCAGTCTCGGAGAAGAAATCGCAAGAGTTCATCATTTAATCCAAAACAATCCAAAACTACAAATCATCCCAGCACATGATCATGATGTACAATCTGCACTTGGATTTTATCCAGCAGTTGTGGGAAAATAA
- a CDS encoding TRL-like family protein — protein MNRTFYFFIPFLILFSLFFGNCASPGFGPRGLLYTKTKIGIFGTGEFSKRRATSCVHSVLGLISFGDASLEFLKSRSKIQNVTETNWTTFAILGMYANLCVEISGNE, from the coding sequence TTGAATCGAACTTTCTATTTTTTTATTCCATTTCTGATTCTTTTCAGTTTGTTTTTTGGAAACTGCGCTTCCCCCGGGTTTGGACCAAGGGGGCTTTTATATACCAAAACAAAAATTGGAATTTTTGGAACCGGAGAATTTTCTAAAAGAAGGGCTACCTCTTGCGTACACTCTGTACTCGGACTAATTTCTTTTGGAGATGCTTCTTTAGAGTTTTTAAAATCTAGATCCAAAATTCAAAATGTTACCGAAACCAATTGGACTACCTTTGCCATTTTGGGAATGTATGCGAACCTTTGTGTAGAGATTTCCGGTAACGAATGA
- the pepN gene encoding aminopeptidase N, whose product MKQILQTLFILSIVLTLDCRLKKPVYHLTQSEAETRFEIIENIKYELDVHLTPKDSFEGKVKIYFFGKKLRDLRLDYYQGKIKSIVLNEEDLTNLPYENGHIQLPANNLMIGNNTLTVEFETPYAKTGNGLHKFTDPDDKEVYLYSQFEAFHANKMFPCFDQPDLKATFKLNATVPKNWKVISTTLPNGQTKGTNLEEISFSFPESAKISTYVFSLHAGPYQVWEDNFESIPLRLFVRKSLAKYVDPKDWFTFTKEGFAFFNSYFGIPYPFLKYDQIIVPEFNFGAMENVGAVTFSERFVSRAPMTRSQRENLSDVVLHEMAHMWFGNLVTMRWWNGLWLNESFATYMASLAQAKNSEFKETWISFFEKMKQWAYDEDSFVTNHPVEAKVSDTEEAFTQFDGITYGKGASVLKQLVYFIGEEAFQRGVQNYLRKYSYSNSTLTDFLKELEFASGFPMKKWSKDWLETKGTNQVELTTICAENQFYWKIVQSAPGLENKLRDHKTILGLYFFDKSNKQLSFEEVPVVYSGRSTNAIFPVKTCPNYTFINAEDHDFSIWKWTESNKESLEYVLEFDTDPMRKLILWTDYFRQVQLANITFDEFKDTAIRLYSSETDIKIKRWILSRVAGDNGSTYFTSRFWFPEEKRIRDLNSLQTFIWDELLKAKPGSDEQRYLFVSLVDSTYTANAKKRLYDFLENKLSVSGLKIDQDLRWNLIVKLSSLETERTQIQNIIDREKKADPSSRGVNSSLAAEGAEPNRSVKEKWIQILLNPKSSQYSSSTLRVVSYSLFPEHQKDIQLTFLDTYLDALDKFNNGEDENYLDAFAKSLAPDFCTDETLLILKKFTGNHPRLPAPVKKTLLKQIDSEKKCIEMKNKHKDLIAN is encoded by the coding sequence ATGAAACAAATCCTACAAACACTTTTTATACTTTCAATTGTTTTGACTTTAGATTGCCGCCTCAAAAAACCGGTCTACCACCTAACACAATCTGAAGCCGAAACTAGATTTGAAATCATTGAAAATATCAAATACGAATTGGATGTCCATCTAACCCCAAAAGATAGTTTTGAAGGAAAGGTCAAAATCTATTTTTTTGGAAAAAAACTCCGAGACCTTCGATTGGACTATTACCAAGGAAAAATCAAAAGTATCGTTTTGAACGAAGAAGATCTGACCAACCTTCCTTACGAAAATGGCCATATCCAACTGCCAGCAAACAATTTGATGATTGGAAACAACACACTCACTGTTGAATTTGAAACTCCTTATGCAAAAACGGGAAACGGCTTACATAAATTCACAGACCCAGATGATAAAGAAGTGTATTTGTATTCTCAGTTCGAAGCTTTCCATGCGAACAAAATGTTCCCTTGTTTTGACCAACCCGATTTAAAAGCTACGTTCAAACTAAATGCGACAGTTCCTAAAAATTGGAAGGTAATTTCCACAACTCTTCCGAATGGACAAACCAAAGGAACCAACCTAGAAGAAATTTCGTTTTCTTTCCCAGAATCCGCAAAAATTTCAACTTATGTTTTTTCTCTCCATGCAGGCCCTTACCAAGTTTGGGAAGATAACTTTGAATCCATTCCTCTCAGATTATTTGTTAGAAAGTCATTAGCCAAGTATGTAGATCCAAAAGATTGGTTTACCTTTACCAAAGAAGGATTTGCTTTTTTTAATTCTTATTTTGGAATCCCATATCCGTTTTTAAAATATGATCAGATCATTGTTCCTGAGTTTAATTTTGGAGCTATGGAAAATGTAGGAGCCGTTACTTTTTCAGAACGTTTTGTATCTCGTGCCCCAATGACAAGATCCCAAAGAGAAAATCTCTCGGATGTAGTTTTACATGAAATGGCACATATGTGGTTTGGAAATTTGGTCACGATGCGTTGGTGGAACGGATTATGGTTGAATGAAAGTTTTGCAACTTATATGGCGAGTTTAGCCCAAGCCAAAAATTCCGAATTCAAAGAAACTTGGATTAGTTTTTTTGAAAAAATGAAACAATGGGCTTATGATGAAGACAGTTTTGTCACAAACCATCCTGTAGAAGCAAAAGTTTCTGACACCGAAGAGGCTTTCACACAATTTGATGGAATCACTTATGGAAAGGGTGCATCTGTTCTCAAACAACTTGTTTATTTTATCGGAGAGGAAGCCTTTCAACGAGGGGTTCAAAATTACCTAAGAAAGTATTCTTACTCAAATTCTACACTCACTGACTTTTTAAAGGAGTTGGAATTTGCCAGTGGTTTCCCAATGAAGAAATGGTCCAAAGATTGGTTAGAAACCAAAGGAACCAACCAAGTGGAATTAACCACCATTTGTGCCGAGAACCAATTCTATTGGAAAATTGTACAATCAGCTCCAGGTTTAGAAAATAAACTCCGTGACCACAAAACCATTTTAGGGCTTTATTTTTTTGATAAATCCAACAAACAACTATCCTTTGAAGAAGTTCCTGTGGTGTATTCAGGCCGTTCCACAAACGCAATTTTTCCAGTAAAAACCTGTCCCAATTATACTTTTATCAATGCAGAAGACCATGATTTTTCCATTTGGAAATGGACAGAATCAAACAAAGAAAGTTTAGAATACGTTTTAGAATTTGACACAGACCCAATGAGAAAACTCATCTTGTGGACTGATTACTTTAGACAAGTGCAACTAGCAAATATTACATTTGATGAATTTAAAGATACTGCGATTCGTTTGTATTCTTCTGAAACTGATATCAAAATCAAACGTTGGATTTTATCTAGGGTTGCGGGTGATAACGGTTCAACTTATTTCACTAGTCGTTTTTGGTTTCCAGAGGAAAAACGAATTCGTGATTTGAACTCTTTACAAACATTTATTTGGGATGAACTTCTAAAAGCAAAACCGGGAAGTGATGAACAAAGATATCTGTTTGTATCGCTTGTTGATTCAACTTATACGGCCAATGCAAAAAAAAGATTGTATGACTTTTTGGAAAACAAACTCTCTGTCAGCGGCTTAAAAATCGACCAAGACTTACGATGGAATCTTATTGTAAAACTTAGTTCTCTAGAAACGGAAAGAACTCAAATCCAAAATATCATTGATCGTGAAAAAAAAGCAGATCCTTCTAGCAGAGGAGTTAATTCAAGTTTAGCGGCAGAAGGGGCCGAACCCAATCGTTCTGTAAAAGAAAAATGGATCCAAATTTTACTCAATCCTAAGTCGAGTCAGTATTCCTCCTCTACTCTTCGAGTGGTTTCCTATTCTCTCTTTCCTGAACATCAAAAAGATATTCAATTAACATTCTTAGATACTTATTTGGATGCTTTGGACAAGTTTAACAACGGAGAAGATGAAAACTATTTGGATGCCTTTGCCAAAAGTTTGGCACCTGATTTTTGTACGGACGAAACACTTCTCATCCTTAAAAAGTTTACTGGAAACCATCCTCGTCTCCCGGCTCCGGTCAAAAAAACTCTTTTAAAACAAATTGATTCAGAAAAAAAATGTATCGAAATGAAAAACAAACATAAAGATCTAATCGCCAACTAA
- a CDS encoding glycerophosphodiester phosphodiesterase, translating into MKKIQLIRICLILVCFTLYFTNCATLETPNRLRKTIDLQGHRGARGLKPENTWPAFEEAIKYKMVTLELDTVLTKDKRIVIHHDSDTNPIICQNANGTEIKKTSLYELTLAELQSYDCGSKKNPNFPKQIPVPGTKLLSLEEFFEKVILAEKKSKEVYEFNIETKFPDDGSAPDSLVKEHTEKLIQIIEKYKVVERSTIQSFDLRTLTFSKSKNAKIKTSALFVPTYFQGFLMTIGFGNGYRETILSAAKDKQADIISPYFLYVTPKFVKESHDKGMLVIPWTVNTEKEMKRLVSCGVDGIISDYPDILDSVVRPKP; encoded by the coding sequence ATGAAGAAAATCCAATTGATTAGAATTTGTTTAATCTTAGTTTGTTTTACACTTTATTTTACTAACTGTGCCACTCTAGAAACGCCGAATCGTTTGCGTAAAACAATTGATTTGCAAGGGCACCGTGGTGCAAGAGGACTCAAACCAGAAAATACTTGGCCTGCTTTTGAAGAGGCAATCAAATACAAGATGGTCACTTTGGAATTGGATACCGTTCTTACCAAAGACAAACGTATTGTCATTCATCATGATTCCGATACAAATCCAATCATTTGTCAAAATGCCAATGGTACTGAGATAAAAAAAACATCTCTTTATGAATTAACATTGGCTGAATTACAATCTTACGATTGTGGTTCCAAAAAAAATCCAAACTTTCCGAAACAAATACCTGTTCCTGGAACCAAACTGCTTTCTTTAGAAGAATTTTTTGAAAAGGTAATACTTGCTGAAAAAAAATCAAAAGAGGTTTATGAATTTAATATCGAAACCAAATTTCCTGATGATGGTTCTGCACCAGATAGTTTAGTGAAAGAACATACAGAAAAACTGATTCAAATCATTGAAAAGTATAAAGTAGTGGAACGTTCCACCATCCAATCTTTTGACCTTCGTACTTTAACTTTTTCTAAATCAAAAAATGCAAAAATCAAAACCAGTGCTTTGTTTGTTCCTACTTACTTCCAAGGTTTTTTGATGACGATTGGATTTGGAAATGGGTATAGAGAAACAATTTTGTCTGCTGCAAAAGACAAACAAGCTGATATCATTTCCCCTTATTTTTTGTATGTCACACCAAAGTTTGTAAAAGAGTCGCATGACAAAGGAATGTTAGTGATTCCTTGGACCGTGAATACAGAGAAGGAAATGAAACGACTAGTTTCCTGTGGTGTGGATGGAATTATTTCTGATTATCCAGATATATTGGATTCAGTTGTTCGTCCAAAACCTTAA
- the fliG gene encoding flagellar motor switch protein FliG, whose product MINKKPSLTGRQKAAIFLVAVGNEVASEIFKHLREDEIEQITFEIARLDKITPEDKEKVLVEFNELMMAQEFITNGGIDFARGLLEKALGNQKAIDIINRLTSSLQVRPFDFIRRTDPAHLLNFIQGEHPQTIALILSYLDPQKASNILSNLPHQIQAEVAKRIATMDRVSPDVLREVERVLERKLSTLASEDYTSAGGIDSVVEILNLVDRGTEKTIIEALEEEDPELAEEIKKRMFVFEDIVLLDDRAIQKVMREVDNTDLAKALKSVDSEVQDKIFKNMSKRAANLLREDMDFMGPVRLKDVEDAQQKIVNIIRKLEEAGEIVVARAGEDELVV is encoded by the coding sequence ATGATCAATAAGAAGCCATCGCTTACAGGAAGACAAAAGGCCGCCATCTTTTTGGTTGCGGTTGGAAACGAAGTGGCCTCCGAAATCTTCAAACATCTCCGAGAAGACGAGATCGAACAAATTACGTTCGAAATTGCTCGTTTAGATAAAATCACTCCAGAAGACAAAGAGAAGGTGCTCGTAGAGTTCAATGAACTCATGATGGCCCAAGAATTTATCACCAATGGTGGTATTGACTTTGCCCGTGGCCTACTCGAAAAAGCTCTCGGAAACCAGAAAGCCATTGATATCATCAACCGGTTGACGTCGTCCTTACAAGTAAGGCCCTTTGACTTCATTCGTAGAACGGACCCGGCCCACCTCCTCAACTTTATCCAGGGGGAACATCCGCAGACCATTGCCCTCATTCTTTCTTATTTAGACCCACAAAAGGCATCTAATATCCTTTCGAACTTACCGCACCAAATCCAAGCGGAAGTGGCAAAACGGATTGCAACGATGGACCGTGTATCACCGGACGTTCTCCGCGAAGTAGAACGGGTGTTAGAGCGTAAACTCTCCACTCTTGCTTCTGAGGATTATACCTCTGCTGGGGGTATTGATTCTGTGGTTGAAATTTTGAACTTGGTAGACCGGGGAACAGAAAAAACCATCATTGAAGCCCTGGAAGAAGAAGATCCAGAACTTGCCGAAGAAATCAAAAAACGTATGTTCGTATTCGAAGATATCGTTTTGCTTGATGACCGTGCGATCCAAAAGGTAATGCGTGAAGTCGATAACACCGATTTGGCGAAAGCGCTAAAATCTGTGGATTCTGAAGTACAAGATAAAATCTTTAAAAACATGTCGAAACGTGCGGCAAACCTACTCCGAGAAGATATGGACTTTATGGGTCCAGTTCGTTTGAAAGACGTGGAAGATGCGCAGCAAAAAATTGTAAACATCATCCGTAAACTGGAAGAAGCGGGCGAGATCGTTGTGGCTCGTGCGGGAGAAGACGAACTTGTGGTCTAA